The DNA segment AAATAGAACTGTGTAGATTTACATCCAACAGCaaaatctcttcttcttcttcttcttcttcttcttcttcttcagcaaaCAAACTCAGTAGAGCACTAAATTGAAGAAAAAGAAGTAAAAGAAAGAGAAACCATTAGAGCCATTCTTGTTCTGTCTTGGCTTCTCCCATTTCTTATCCCTCGAcaccatcatcttcttcttcatggccATTATTATCACTAATCTTTTAGCTAATATTGCTTCTGGTAATGATGAAGATTAATCTGTGATTAAGTAACATTACAACACTGCATATGATCACGCCGACGCTGCCgccccctcttcttccttctcctcctctccggCATCCTTGTTGACCACTTTGGGAGTCTGTACACCGTAGTACTCGACGTACCACTTCACGAACTTCCTCAGCCCGGTGGCGAGGTCGGTGGTCGGCCGGTACCCGAAGTCCGTCTTAGCCAAGCTGACATTGGCGTGCGTGAAGGGCACGTCGCCGTTCTGCGGCAGCGTGACGACGTTCTTCTTGGCTTTCTTCCCAAGCAGGTGCTCCAGGATGCTTACCATCTCCGCCACCGGCACCGGAGAGGTGTTGCCGAGGTTGTATACCCTGAGCTGGGCCGGGCCCCGCTTCTTGCCGCCGCCGGGGACGCCCGTGCTCTTTTTGGCGGTGTTGAGGGCGCCGAGGCAGCCCTTGACGACGTCGTCGATGTAGGTGAAGTCGCGTTGCACGGCGGTGCCGTCGGGCATCCGGAAGAGGGTGATGGGCTTCCCGGAGAGGATGCTCTTGGTGAAGGAGAAGTAAGCCATGTCGGGGCGGCCCCAGGGGCCGTAGACGGTGAAGAAGCGGAGGCCAGTGATGGAGAGGCCGTAGATGTGGTTGTAGGTGTGGGCGATGGCCTCGCCGGCCTTCTTCGTAGCGGCGTAGAGGGAGGCGGGGCGGTCGGTGCGGTGGATCTCGGAGAAGGGGGCCTCGGTGTTGAGTCCgtagacggaggaggaggaggcccagACGACGGCTGGCTGGGGGTCGGCGTGCTTGGCGGCGACCTCGAAGAGGGAGACGAGGCCGGCGACGTTGGAGGCTACATAAGACTGGGGGTTGCGAGTGGCGTAGCGGACTCCGGCCTGGGCAGCCAGGTGGAGGACGTGGGAGAAGGGAACAACGTCGAACAGTTTCGCGAGGAGTGCGCCGTCATTAATGTCCGCCTCGAGGACGAGGACGCCGTGACTAGAGAGGAGGGCCTGGCGGGATCGCTTGAGTGCGGGGTCGTAGTAGGCGTTGAAGTTGTCGAGGCCGACCACGCCGTCGCCCCGCCGCTTCAGCGCGAGGGAGCAATGGGTACCGACGAATCCAGCGGCGCCGGTGACGAGGACGGATAGGCCATCAGGGCGGCGGGGTGCAGCGGAGCGGCGGACGTCCCGCTCCCAGTAGCCGCCGCCATAGGAGCCAGAGGAGAGGAGACTGCGGTGGTTGGAGTgcggagaggaggaggagtagTGGGAGCtggagaggaggagaggagggtaatggaggaggaagaggaagatgaggatgaGGGCGGCAAGGATGGTGGCGCGGAAGAGGAGGTGGGAGGAGGCCGCGATGAGCTTGGCGCTGCTGACGCGGCGGAGGAGGTAGCTGTTGTAGCGCTCCAGCTTGGAGCTCTTACTCGTGTCCGGCGGAGAAGCCATCATGTAGTATCAGCGCAATATTGACAATTCAGTTagcgcccctctctctctctctctctctctctgtgtgtgtgtgatgtTGAGATGGGTGCTGgagaaggaggaaggaagagagAGGAATATAAAGAAGCAATGGTgggctgtgtgtgtgtgtgagagagagagagaggtggtgggAATGGGGTCGAGAGTGAGGTTGGCGTAGGTTGGATGCcactagctctctctctctctctctctctctctctcccttttctTATTCCATTGCCTTCTTCCTCTCAGTCTTTATCATTTGCATGTGCATGAGAGACGCATTGGACCAGCCATCTCATTATTGTCTATTACTGTTACTGTTACTTCTACAGAGGTGGAAGATGACAGGTGAGAATGGAGACTGTATCTGATGTTACATATACAAGATCTATGCATCACATAAATCCAACCACTTCAAGCTTAACAATGCAATGTCTTTTCATAGTTGTCTGGAGCAGTATAAAGGATCTTAATTACCTTAGATATgtacaaatatattattattattattattattataaaattacaaatcttaattatttaggatcggttaaataaattttttttattgatatctataaaaatttatatataatatctttttttaaGTCTACTTCTATCTCTTTttgtattaataatatttattattttaacttttttttctacTGCATCTCAATATATCCAAAGCATATACTCATGTCATATTAGATTTTCTTTACTTTATCctctaaatatcaaattattatgaataaaattaattttttgtatGTAACTCCATATATCTGTCTTAATATTCTTATCTCGATAACACaagctttttatatatattttttttaaatacctAACACTTAGATGCACAAATTATGGGTTttataattatcttataatttttttttagtctCAAATCACACAAGACTTTCTTTTAGTCTCATATCACATAATCCTCTTAACGTGGTTTATAATTTTCATCATTCTAatttttactctataaataatatatttattggtCTCTCCATTTTATTGAATAATTGGTCCAAAATATCTAAAGcttttaattatataattttttatcctttcaatttaactatattatatattttatatattcagtcttaatcctacttaatctaaaatcttTAGTTTCTAAGTCTTAACTTCataactcaagtttataattaattttacttaaACTTTTATCAACTAAGATAATACCATCGATAGATAATATATTCATCTATTATCAATATGAAAAGGTAAGGACTTAATATAGATATAGAAAACTCACTACATATAATTCTAATACTAGTAACTATATTATCATATAAacatttaataacatcaatataattagtaaaTACACTTTCTTTTCTAATGCCTACGAGAATAAATCTCTACGAACCGTATCATAAACTTTCTCTAAGATAATAAAAACTATATGTAAATCTTTTTTATatccatatatatttttattaattatcttaataaattaattatttctaGAGATAAGCACAAAACATAAAAGCCTCTAATACATAGGAAGTAACTACAAGACAATGTCAAACATGGATCATTGTCCAATTATAAAGGACAAAATATTAATTAGCCAACCGTTAGCTGGTATTTGCCTTTCATGTCTGTCTAACATTAGTTATGGTACTTATCTTGAAGTCActgtattaaataatataatataatataatacaatACAAAAAACGCTAATGCTATTTCGGTCCAAAGAAAACAAGTTATAGTCTGTATGATTTGAAATGGgtaatttttctataaaatacttatattttagatattttccaATCGATATCTTCcattttatttttgaaataatatttataatttaaagaaaATCTAAATtactcttcaatttttttttttgtctattatACTGTTTTGACCACTACAACAAAAACACTACGACGACGACGAaagcattaaaataaaattaaaatacactataaatcatttgatatattatattatgatcaaataggtacttataatattttaataataataataataataatatcaaattagCGTGTTATAGTATTTTAGCCACCAAAATGAAAATTGTATAAAACCtactaaaaaatattatgaatgaTCCAAATAGATTCCTAGCCTTAACCAAACCaactataaatctaaaaatatagtCTAGTGTAGGAGCAATGATAACCAAATAAACATAATATGATGTTACTTGTAATATTTTTCGATAGTTTTGATTTCAACATCTgagtaaataatattataaatgctattgaaaaatattgtaacagtctaaaactgataaaaaaaaaatcatcaaacaaattcGATGATAAAATTCCAAGGGTATTTTAATTTAGAGttattatttaagaaaaaaaaaacaaaagaggagATATCGATTAAGAAATACCCAAAATCTAAATATTTGAAAACTACATTAATTTAAAATCCAATACTTACTATATAACTTAATTAGTGATAGTCCTCAATTCAtatttcatatttaaaaaaattataagatatgtTATATTTATTTATGGTAATTTTCTTTTCAAAGGCATGTGAACCCATCGAAAGGATGTCTCGGAACAATTCAACAGGTGATTGACTACACGAACAAATCAATGTCTTGGATCCAACCAAAATAATACCCAAATGGAAAGAATAAATACTCCCATGCCATAGGGATGCATAGTTTAAGCAACAACTGATCATAAATGAACCACCTACTAACATTCAAGTCTCATATCTTCCTTCATATCTTGTGAATCTAAATGGTCATCATCATGGCTACTACATCCATCTATACTTTctcatatatgatatatttttcgtctcttcttctatttctttcttgcatttcTTAACTCGAGGTATTGGAATCTCCTTCACAATACATAAAACATAAAACATGGAACTTACTTCACTTAAAAGAGAGGAAAAAGTGTAAGCATCTTGTGAATGTATAGATAGATATCTATACGTAGGTTTCATCAACACTATATTAACGTTACTGATTTCATTATTTAGATTTATGAGTTAGGACCAACATATAATTCTCCTCAGTTGTCCTTACAAATATGCTTATTACTGAATGCCAAATCTTTGAACGAGAAAAAAGAGATAAGAAGGAAAAGCTCATAACTTTCAAGATTTATTCATTTAAtatctattttattttaaatatagttgatgtgatcaatttCGATTATCAATCCGACTTCTTGACTAGATCGATGCTTATTATTTGAATTGTCTTATGTCTGTCGGAAGAGATAAATTAATCGAACCTCGATTCATCGAAAGCAATGATCATACGTCGAGCACTCTAAATTTCTCTTGCGTGAAGACAGCTTAGACGAGGTTCTTTCCAGCtgagaacaacaaagaaagtACTGAAGATTCATAAACCGGTGCTCTGTGATCATTCTTTACTGATGGCTTCTTTCTGCATGCTGAGAATGAATGATAAGCTTTTCCCCCACTCTGCAAGCTGGTCGGATTGCATCTCTCTTTACTCCTCGCTCCTGCAGCGCCGCACCGTGTGACCACCATTATTGCACTCGCTCGATCCGGTTGTTTCCTTTGGTACATGTTGCTTGCCACATACTTCAATGTATTGTAAGATCGGATGGATAGAAGAGAAATCATTAGTCTTAATGTttcatcttataattttttatatatccaAGACATTAATATTTGAAAGCttactttataaatattttagactTCAAAATATTAGTTTAGTGGAGTCCTATTATGATGGTGCATTTATTTAACTTATAACCTGAAGACTTACTTTATCGATTTAATTATAAAGTTCTCACTTCATCATTTTAACGAGTAATAAATTAtcctaaaataattatataacaaCGAAATGAGCCTATAAAACTCAGCAAATGATTAACATATTCATGATAAAAGAGGATAGttccaaacaaacaagatatcaaaaTACAAGGTAGAGATACAAAAGTTTAGATAGCCACCCATGCAGAATTATAATGTTATTTCGGTCGAAacgtgttttgttcataacaagagaGTAAAgattaattggagcatatcaataatgtataaaatgttaCAGagaatatcaatgacatatgaaatattttgcagcatatcaatgacgtatgaaatgttttagagcatattaatgatatataaaatattttagagcaATAAATGACgtttgaaatatttcggagcatatcaatgacatatagaatatttcagagtatatcagtaacgaaagaaaaatatttcagagcatatcaacgacatatgaaatatttcaatgcatatcaatgatgtatgaaatatttcagagcatatcaacggcatatgaaacattaCAGAGCATATTAATGACGTATaaaatgtttcaaaatatatcaataataaataaaatatttcaaaatatatcaatggcataaaaGGTGTTTGATGttccattcatttcattctttatCCAAAAACATTCATACAAATTTTTTTAGTATTAGAAACGTTGTCACATAAATTTTTACCTCCAAAATCATTGGTCTGATGTTTATATTCATAATTTACTTACTCTCAAGTGTTTTAGGTGTCAGATAAATTACTTGGTGAAGAAGACTAGATTCAAAATCCACCATAAGTCTGACTTAGTCTTTGCCATATAAAGAGCACACCGTAGATATAGAATAACCCGTCAAATGGTTTTTCTGATAGTGGCATTGGAAATCCAGCTTTGACAATCTTTGATAGCTGAAATAATTCAGAATATAGAGTGCAGAGGTGAATCATGCTTGCCTTCCTGCTGATGTGAAAAATCATTGCAAATGCCTCGATCCAATTCATTAGAATTCTTGAATCtagcaattattattattattattattattattattattattattattattattattattattattattattattattgttattattatagaGACAAGTGGAAGTTGATAGATATAGATGGATTTACGTGCAACAGGAAAAGACTAACATATGGCCACACATTTCTTCTTAGCTTAACTAAGGTGGAAGATGCATCATCAGCAGTTCATTCCTTTTCAGGTTTTCTCCCACTTCGTTCCCCGGTGTGGTGGTGTATGTCTCCACGATGGGATTCTCTCAAGTCATTGGCCATTCCCAGACGCCAACAAACGTTGTTAGAAGAAAACTGGCAGCATTAAGTGCAGTTCCATTCATTCATCGGGGTGTCCTCTCGATTCGTCGGCACAGCCGCGGTAGTCAGCGGTGGCGTCCTGCCAAATTCCGGTGGCTCGTCAACACGAAGGGTGCAACGTTGCCGAATCCACTCGTCTCAATACTTAAAAGATCGAGTATGATTTGACCAAATCCCCTTTTTAATGTGGTGTTGGTGGTTATTCACATAATAATCCCCTTTACAGAGCGAATGTACAGAAGCCAGAAAGTTGCAAGTACTACTTTTTCTCACTGGTTTGACTTTGATGTGGATTTCTTACAAGTCAAACATGGAACTGTTTGAGATCGGGTACATAAATTTTTGATAGTCcttttgatttaaattaaaaatatttataattttatttataatttataataaaaaaattttagatttttttttttttttttacttgtatGTCGATTGActatcaaattaattttttttcttttagagttTGGACTCATATGATTGTAGAATCATATCATTACTCatggtccaaaaaaaaaaaacttgtgtaTCTTTGTTTTTATCCTAGATATGCAAAACACAAGATTTAGGACCATTATTAGT comes from the Musa acuminata AAA Group cultivar baxijiao chromosome BXJ2-8, Cavendish_Baxijiao_AAA, whole genome shotgun sequence genome and includes:
- the LOC135618521 gene encoding UDP-glucuronate 4-epimerase 6-like — its product is MMASPPDTSKSSKLERYNSYLLRRVSSAKLIAASSHLLFRATILAALILIFLFLLHYPPLLLSSSHYSSSSPHSNHRSLLSSGSYGGGYWERDVRRSAAPRRPDGLSVLVTGAAGFVGTHCSLALKRRGDGVVGLDNFNAYYDPALKRSRQALLSSHGVLVLEADINDGALLAKLFDVVPFSHVLHLAAQAGVRYATRNPQSYVASNVAGLVSLFEVAAKHADPQPAVVWASSSSVYGLNTEAPFSEIHRTDRPASLYAATKKAGEAIAHTYNHIYGLSITGLRFFTVYGPWGRPDMAYFSFTKSILSGKPITLFRMPDGTAVQRDFTYIDDVVKGCLGALNTAKKSTGVPGGGKKRGPAQLRVYNLGNTSPVPVAEMVSILEHLLGKKAKKNVVTLPQNGDVPFTHANVSLAKTDFGYRPTTDLATGLRKFVKWYVEYYGVQTPKVVNKDAGEEEKEEEGAAASA